One window of Populus nigra chromosome 5, ddPopNigr1.1, whole genome shotgun sequence genomic DNA carries:
- the LOC133694624 gene encoding DNA polymerase delta catalytic subunit isoform X2, protein MNPDDISHFHKILEGKMREVNRNTKVPKFVRRIELVHKRSIMYYQQQQSHPFLKIVVALPTMVSGCRGILDKGIQIDGLGMRSFMTYESNVLFALRFMIDCNVVGGNWIEVPAGKYRKTSKSFSNCQLEFDCLYSELISHAAEGEFSKMAPFRILSFDIECAGRKGHFPEPTHDPVIQVANLVTLQGEDQPFVRNIMTLNSCSPIVGVDVMSFDTEREVLIAWKEFIREVDPDIIIGYNICKFDLPYLIERAATLGISEFPVLGRIRNSRVRIKDATFSSRQYGTRESKEVTVEGRVQFDLLQVMQRDYKLSSYSLNSVSAHFLSEQKEDVHHSIISDLQNGNAETRRRLAVYCLKDAYLPQRLLDKLMLIYNYVEMARVTGVPLSFLLARGQSIKVLSQLLRKAKEKNLVIPNVKQAGSEQGKYEGATVLEPKAGFYEKPIATLDFASLYPSIMMAYNLCYCTLVTPEDVRKLNLPPECINKTPSGETFVKSNLQKGILPEILEELLTARKRAKADLKEAKDPFEKAVLDGRQLALKISANSVYGFTGATVAQLPCLEISSSVTSYGRQMIEHTKKLVEDKFTILGGYEHNAEVIYGDTDSVMVQFGVPTVEAAMKLGREAAECISGTFIKPIKLEFEKVYYPYLLISKKRYAGLFWTNPDKFDKMDTKGIETVRRDNCLLVKNLVTECLHKILIDRDVPGAVQFVKNTISDLLMNRMDLSLLVITKGLTKTGDDYEVKAAHVELAERMRKRDAATAPNVGDRVPYVIIKGAKGAKAFEKSEDPIYVLENNIPIDPQYYLENQISKPLLRIFEPILKNASKELLHGSHTRSISISTPSTGGIMKFAKKQLTCIGCKTLLSNSDRTLCSNCKGREAELYCKSVSQVSELEQLFGRLWTQCQECQGSLHQDVLCTSRDCPIFYRRKKAQKDMAGAKTQLDRWSF, encoded by the exons ATGAACCCAGATGATATCTCCCATTTTCATAAGATTCTTGAG GGGAAGATGAGGGAGGTGAATAGGAACACTAAAGTACCCAAATTTGTACGACGAATTGAATTGGTGCATAAAAGGAGCATCATGTATTATCAGCAGCAGCAATCTCATCCCTTTCTTAAGATTGTAGTTGCATTGCCAACGATGGTCTCTGGCTGCCGGG GTATCCTTGATAAAGGCATACAGATTGATGGACTTGGTATGAGGAGCTTCATGACATATGAAAGCAATGTCCTCTTTGCTCTCCGTTTCATGATTGACTGCAATGTTGTTGGTGGAAATTGGATTGAAGTACCTGCCGGAAAATACAGAAAGACTTCAAAGAGCTTTTCAAATTGTCAATTGGAGTTTGATTGCTT ATATTCAGAATTGATCAGCCATGCTGCTGAAGGGGAATTCTCAAAAATGGCCCCGTTTCgcattttgagttttgatataGAGTGTGCTGGTCGCAAAGGCCATTTTCCTGAGCCTACGCATGATCCTGTTATTCAG gTGGCAAATCTAGTAACTTTGCAGGGGGAGGACCAGCCATTTGTTCGTAATATCATGACCCTGAACTCATGTTCTCCAATAGTTGGTGTGGATGTTATGTCTTTTGATACAGAGAGAGAAGTCCTGATAGCTTGGAAG GAATTTATTCGTGAAGTTGATCCAGATATTATAATTGGGTATAATATCTGCAAATTTGATCTGCCATATCTCATTGAG AGAGCTGCAACCTTGGGAATATCAGAATTTCCTGTCTTGGGCCGCATCAGGAACAGCAGGGTTCGGATCAAAGATGCGACCTTTTCATCCAG GCAATATGGGACAAGGGAAAGTAAAGAAGTTACAGTTGAAGGCAGAGTTCAATTTGATTTGCTTCAG GTCATGCAACGAGATTATAAACTAAGTTCTTATTCATTAAACTCTGTTTCAGCACACTTTCTCTCTGAGCAG AAAGAGGATGTTCACCATTCAATAATATCTGATCTTCAGAATGGGAATGCAGAAACTAGGAGGCGGCTTGCTGTATATTGTTTAAAG GATGCATATCTCCCACAGCGTCTCTTGGACAAACTGATGCTCATTTACAACTATGTGGAAATGGCCCGTGTAACTGGTgtccctctctcttttcttcttgcCAGGGGACAAAGCATCAAG GTGCTTTCTCAATTGTTGAGGAAGGCCAAGGAAAAAAACCTAGTTATTCCGAATGTCAAGCAGGCAGGATCTGAACAAGGAAAATATGAAGGCGCAACT gttttggAGCCAAAAGCAGGATTCTATGAAAAGCCAATTGCAACACTGGATTTTGCATCCCTATATCCATCAATAATGATGGCATACAATCTATGTTACTGCACTCTG GTAACACCTGAAGATGTTCGCAAACTGAACCTTCCACCTGAATGTATCAATAAAACTCCATCTGGTGAAACTTTTGTGAAGTCAAATTTACAGAAG GGAATTCTACCTGAAATTCTTGAAGAACTATTAACTGCTCGAAAAAGAGCAAAAGCAGATTTGAAG gaAGCAAAGGATCCCTTTGAGAAGGCTGTTCTAGATGGTCGCCAACTGGCATTGAAG ATTAGTGCAAATTCTGTTTATGGGTTTACAGGAGCTACAGTTGCCCAATTGCCATGTCTAGAAATATCCTCAAGTGTTACAAGCTATG GTCGACAGATGAttgaacacacaaaaaaacttGTGGAAGACAAGTTTACTATACTAGGGGGCTACGAACACAATGCAGAG GTTATTTATGGTGACACTGATTCAGTTATGGTGCAATTTGGAGTTCCTACTGTAGAAGCAGCGATGAAGTTGGGCCGTGAAGCTGCTGAGTGTATTAGTGGAACTTTCATCAAA CCCATCAAGCTAGAGTTTGAGAAGGTTTATTATCCATATCTATTGATTAGCAAGAAGCGATATGCTGGTTTATTCTGGACAAATCCAGACAAATTTGACAAAATGGATACTAAAG GCATTGAAACAGTTCGAAGGGACAACTGTCTATTGGTAAAAAATCTGGTAACTGAGTGTCTTCACAAGATACTAATAGACAGAGATGTGCCTGGTGCGGTTCAATTTGTAAAGAACACAATTTCAGATCTTCTCATGAATCGCATGGATTTGTCACTTCTGGTTATTACTAAG GGTTTGACAAAGACAGGAGATGATTATGAAGTAAAGGCAGCTCATGTTGAATTAGCTGAACGCATGCGCAAG AGAGATGCTGCCACTGCTCCAAATGTTGGGGATCGAGTGCCTTATGTCATTATAAAAGGTGCAAAAGGTGCCAAG GCTTTTGAGAAATCAGAGGATCCCATCTATGTTCTAGAAAATAACATACCAATAGACCCCCAATACTATCTGGAAAACCAAATTAGCAAG CCACTTTTAAGAATTTTTGAGCCCATTTTGAAGAATGCCAGCAAGGAGCTTCTTCATGGAAGTCACACAAGATCTATTTCCATATCTACTCCTTCAACAGGTGGCATTATGAAATTTGCAAAGAAACAGCTCACATGCATTGGCTGCAAAACCCTTCTTAG CAATTCAGATCGAACTCTCTGCTCAAACTGCAAAGGGAGAGAAGCAGAGCTGTACTGCAAATCAGTTTCTCAAG TATCTGAACTAGAGCAACTTTTTGGGAGGCTGTGGACACAGTGCCAAGAGTGCCAAGGCTCTCTTCACCAGGATGTTCTTTGCACTAG TCGGGATTGTCCAATATTTTATCGTAGGAAAAAGGCACAGAAAGATATGGCTGGTGCTAAGACGCAATTAGATCGATGGAGCTTCTAA
- the LOC133694624 gene encoding DNA polymerase delta catalytic subunit isoform X1, whose product MNRSGSTRKRPPPTPQPPNPSPAVKHQAITPTVDEEFLDEDVFLDETLIAEDEENLNKERQVLTSRLSKWARPKLSDGYVSQSQSIIFQQLEIDYVIGETHKELLPDRSGSAAILRIFGVTGEGHSVCCLVHGFEPYFYVSCPPGMNPDDISHFHKILEGKMREVNRNTKVPKFVRRIELVHKRSIMYYQQQQSHPFLKIVVALPTMVSGCRGILDKGIQIDGLGMRSFMTYESNVLFALRFMIDCNVVGGNWIEVPAGKYRKTSKSFSNCQLEFDCLYSELISHAAEGEFSKMAPFRILSFDIECAGRKGHFPEPTHDPVIQVANLVTLQGEDQPFVRNIMTLNSCSPIVGVDVMSFDTEREVLIAWKEFIREVDPDIIIGYNICKFDLPYLIERAATLGISEFPVLGRIRNSRVRIKDATFSSRQYGTRESKEVTVEGRVQFDLLQVMQRDYKLSSYSLNSVSAHFLSEQKEDVHHSIISDLQNGNAETRRRLAVYCLKDAYLPQRLLDKLMLIYNYVEMARVTGVPLSFLLARGQSIKVLSQLLRKAKEKNLVIPNVKQAGSEQGKYEGATVLEPKAGFYEKPIATLDFASLYPSIMMAYNLCYCTLVTPEDVRKLNLPPECINKTPSGETFVKSNLQKGILPEILEELLTARKRAKADLKEAKDPFEKAVLDGRQLALKISANSVYGFTGATVAQLPCLEISSSVTSYGRQMIEHTKKLVEDKFTILGGYEHNAEVIYGDTDSVMVQFGVPTVEAAMKLGREAAECISGTFIKPIKLEFEKVYYPYLLISKKRYAGLFWTNPDKFDKMDTKGIETVRRDNCLLVKNLVTECLHKILIDRDVPGAVQFVKNTISDLLMNRMDLSLLVITKGLTKTGDDYEVKAAHVELAERMRKRDAATAPNVGDRVPYVIIKGAKGAKAFEKSEDPIYVLENNIPIDPQYYLENQISKPLLRIFEPILKNASKELLHGSHTRSISISTPSTGGIMKFAKKQLTCIGCKTLLSNSDRTLCSNCKGREAELYCKSVSQVSELEQLFGRLWTQCQECQGSLHQDVLCTSRDCPIFYRRKKAQKDMAGAKTQLDRWSF is encoded by the exons ATGAACCGAAGCGGCTCCACCAGAAAACGCCCACCGCCAACGCCACAGCCACCGAACCCATCACCGGCGGTGAAGCACCAAGCCATCACTCCCACCGTCGACGAAGAATTCCTCGATGAAGACGTCTTCCTTGACGAAACCCTCATTGCAGAAGACGAAGAGAATCTCAATAAAGAACGTCAAGTCCTTACTTCTCGTCTCTCAAAATGGGCCCGCCCGAAGTTATCAGATGGCTACGTGTCGCAATCGCAGAGTATCA TATTTCAGCAACTCGAGATTGATTACGTGATCGGAGAGACACATAAAGAACTTTTGCCTGATAGGTCAGGTTCTGCTGCTATTCTTAGAATTTTTGGGGTTACTGGAGAAG GACATAGTGTTTGCTGTCTTGTTCATGGATTTGAGCCCTATTTCTACGTCAGCTGTCCTCCTGGAATGAACCCAGATGATATCTCCCATTTTCATAAGATTCTTGAG GGGAAGATGAGGGAGGTGAATAGGAACACTAAAGTACCCAAATTTGTACGACGAATTGAATTGGTGCATAAAAGGAGCATCATGTATTATCAGCAGCAGCAATCTCATCCCTTTCTTAAGATTGTAGTTGCATTGCCAACGATGGTCTCTGGCTGCCGGG GTATCCTTGATAAAGGCATACAGATTGATGGACTTGGTATGAGGAGCTTCATGACATATGAAAGCAATGTCCTCTTTGCTCTCCGTTTCATGATTGACTGCAATGTTGTTGGTGGAAATTGGATTGAAGTACCTGCCGGAAAATACAGAAAGACTTCAAAGAGCTTTTCAAATTGTCAATTGGAGTTTGATTGCTT ATATTCAGAATTGATCAGCCATGCTGCTGAAGGGGAATTCTCAAAAATGGCCCCGTTTCgcattttgagttttgatataGAGTGTGCTGGTCGCAAAGGCCATTTTCCTGAGCCTACGCATGATCCTGTTATTCAG gTGGCAAATCTAGTAACTTTGCAGGGGGAGGACCAGCCATTTGTTCGTAATATCATGACCCTGAACTCATGTTCTCCAATAGTTGGTGTGGATGTTATGTCTTTTGATACAGAGAGAGAAGTCCTGATAGCTTGGAAG GAATTTATTCGTGAAGTTGATCCAGATATTATAATTGGGTATAATATCTGCAAATTTGATCTGCCATATCTCATTGAG AGAGCTGCAACCTTGGGAATATCAGAATTTCCTGTCTTGGGCCGCATCAGGAACAGCAGGGTTCGGATCAAAGATGCGACCTTTTCATCCAG GCAATATGGGACAAGGGAAAGTAAAGAAGTTACAGTTGAAGGCAGAGTTCAATTTGATTTGCTTCAG GTCATGCAACGAGATTATAAACTAAGTTCTTATTCATTAAACTCTGTTTCAGCACACTTTCTCTCTGAGCAG AAAGAGGATGTTCACCATTCAATAATATCTGATCTTCAGAATGGGAATGCAGAAACTAGGAGGCGGCTTGCTGTATATTGTTTAAAG GATGCATATCTCCCACAGCGTCTCTTGGACAAACTGATGCTCATTTACAACTATGTGGAAATGGCCCGTGTAACTGGTgtccctctctcttttcttcttgcCAGGGGACAAAGCATCAAG GTGCTTTCTCAATTGTTGAGGAAGGCCAAGGAAAAAAACCTAGTTATTCCGAATGTCAAGCAGGCAGGATCTGAACAAGGAAAATATGAAGGCGCAACT gttttggAGCCAAAAGCAGGATTCTATGAAAAGCCAATTGCAACACTGGATTTTGCATCCCTATATCCATCAATAATGATGGCATACAATCTATGTTACTGCACTCTG GTAACACCTGAAGATGTTCGCAAACTGAACCTTCCACCTGAATGTATCAATAAAACTCCATCTGGTGAAACTTTTGTGAAGTCAAATTTACAGAAG GGAATTCTACCTGAAATTCTTGAAGAACTATTAACTGCTCGAAAAAGAGCAAAAGCAGATTTGAAG gaAGCAAAGGATCCCTTTGAGAAGGCTGTTCTAGATGGTCGCCAACTGGCATTGAAG ATTAGTGCAAATTCTGTTTATGGGTTTACAGGAGCTACAGTTGCCCAATTGCCATGTCTAGAAATATCCTCAAGTGTTACAAGCTATG GTCGACAGATGAttgaacacacaaaaaaacttGTGGAAGACAAGTTTACTATACTAGGGGGCTACGAACACAATGCAGAG GTTATTTATGGTGACACTGATTCAGTTATGGTGCAATTTGGAGTTCCTACTGTAGAAGCAGCGATGAAGTTGGGCCGTGAAGCTGCTGAGTGTATTAGTGGAACTTTCATCAAA CCCATCAAGCTAGAGTTTGAGAAGGTTTATTATCCATATCTATTGATTAGCAAGAAGCGATATGCTGGTTTATTCTGGACAAATCCAGACAAATTTGACAAAATGGATACTAAAG GCATTGAAACAGTTCGAAGGGACAACTGTCTATTGGTAAAAAATCTGGTAACTGAGTGTCTTCACAAGATACTAATAGACAGAGATGTGCCTGGTGCGGTTCAATTTGTAAAGAACACAATTTCAGATCTTCTCATGAATCGCATGGATTTGTCACTTCTGGTTATTACTAAG GGTTTGACAAAGACAGGAGATGATTATGAAGTAAAGGCAGCTCATGTTGAATTAGCTGAACGCATGCGCAAG AGAGATGCTGCCACTGCTCCAAATGTTGGGGATCGAGTGCCTTATGTCATTATAAAAGGTGCAAAAGGTGCCAAG GCTTTTGAGAAATCAGAGGATCCCATCTATGTTCTAGAAAATAACATACCAATAGACCCCCAATACTATCTGGAAAACCAAATTAGCAAG CCACTTTTAAGAATTTTTGAGCCCATTTTGAAGAATGCCAGCAAGGAGCTTCTTCATGGAAGTCACACAAGATCTATTTCCATATCTACTCCTTCAACAGGTGGCATTATGAAATTTGCAAAGAAACAGCTCACATGCATTGGCTGCAAAACCCTTCTTAG CAATTCAGATCGAACTCTCTGCTCAAACTGCAAAGGGAGAGAAGCAGAGCTGTACTGCAAATCAGTTTCTCAAG TATCTGAACTAGAGCAACTTTTTGGGAGGCTGTGGACACAGTGCCAAGAGTGCCAAGGCTCTCTTCACCAGGATGTTCTTTGCACTAG TCGGGATTGTCCAATATTTTATCGTAGGAAAAAGGCACAGAAAGATATGGCTGGTGCTAAGACGCAATTAGATCGATGGAGCTTCTAA
- the LOC133694626 gene encoding E3 ubiquitin-protein ligase RGLG3: MGNGESTFDDHQYDFQQQSPSYSERSMDDNYQPRQHPAYIADNFNSMDDNYQPRQHPAYIADNFNSLDQVISSLREAGLESSNLILGIDFTKSNEWTGRHSFHRKSLHAIGSTLNPYEQAISIIGRTLSPFDEDNLIPCFGFGDASTHDKHVFSFYPDNRPCNGLEEALTRYREIVPHLKLSGPTSFAPIIDAAIDIVEKSGGQYHVLVVIADGQVTRGPDTPPGRLSPQEHATVNSIVAASKYPISIILVGVGDGPWDAMQQFDDNIPQRAFDNFQFVNFTKIMSENTEASKKETAFALAALMEIPFQYRATQTLQRANYNSVGGPHIRPLPPPREVIDHDNAVKSIPHMANFKPVQPTAPTASVEPVCPICLANPKDMAFGCGHMTCRDCGASISACPLCRQPITTRLRLFT; encoded by the exons ATGGGGAACGGGGAATCAACTTTTGATGATCATCAATATGATTTTCAGCAACAATCCCCTTCTTACTCGGAAAGATCGATGGACGATAACTATCAACCTAGGCAGCATCCGGCTTATATAGCTGATAATTTCAACTCGATGGACGATAACTATCAACCTAGGCAGCATCCAGCTTATATAGCTGATAATTTCAACTCGTTGGATCAG GTTATTTCTTCCCTGAGAGAAGCTGGTCTTGAATCATCCAATCTAATACTTGGTATTGATTTCACCAAGAGTAATGAGTGGACAG GTAGGCATTCATTTCACCGGAAAAGCCTCCATGCAATCGGTAGCACACTGAATCCCTATGAGCAAGCCATCTCTATCATTGGCCGTACTCTGTCTCCTTTTGATGAAGATAACTTGATACCTTGTTTTGGATTTGGCGATG CATCAACACATGATAAGCATGTATTCAGCTTTTATCCTGATAATCGACCTTGTAATGGTCTTGAGGAAGCTCTTACACGATACAGAGAGATTGTTCCACACTTGAAGTTGTCAG GTCCAACTTCATTTGCTCCAATCATTGATGCAGCGATTGACATTGTGGAGAAAAGCGGTGGACAGTATCATGTTCTCGTTGTTATTGCAGATGGACAG GTTACCCGGGGTCCTGATACTCCTCCAGGAAGGTTAAGTCCTCAAGAACATGCAACTGTAAACTCCATAGTTGCTGCTAG TAAGTATCCTATCTCAATTATACTGGTTGGAGTGGGGGATGGACCGTGGGATGCAATGCAGCAATTTGATGATAACATTCCTCAACGCGCGTTTGACAACTTTCAG TTTGTAAACTTCACAAAAATAATGTCAGAGAACACCGAAGcatcaaagaaagaaacagcCTTTGCACTTGCTGCCCTCATGGAAATTCCATTTCAGTACAGAGCCACACAAACTCTTCAGCGTGCAAA CTACAATTCAGTTGGTGGTCCACACATAAGGCCACTTCCACCTCCTCGTGAAGTGATTGATCATGATAATGCAGTCAAATCAATCCCGCACATGGCAAACTTCAAACCAGTTCAACCAACCGCTCCAACAGCTTCAGTGGAACCG GTCTGCCCCATTTGCTTGGCAAACCCGAAAGACATGGCTTTCGGATGCGGTCATATG ACTTGCAGGGATTGTGGAGCAAGCATTTCAGCCTGCCCTCTATGTCGACAGCCCATAACAACACGTCTGAGATTGTTTACTTGA